The following proteins are co-located in the Macrobrachium rosenbergii isolate ZJJX-2024 chromosome 26, ASM4041242v1, whole genome shotgun sequence genome:
- the LOC136852776 gene encoding uncharacterized protein, protein MELQPTISSGTGVIKVRATKRCCYGLCKSDSRYADIDYMRDVGWLPFPKPKSDREKLEQVNKMKKKRKLPKERVTPSSKRLRVAVDQDNMEDIISSRELCPSCDKEVLVGIAPTGGISFLSNVFEGSISDKEIVKQSGLLELLYPGDLVIADRGFDIKEILQSQQVNLNIQPFLKKRGHLTPQEEILTKCIARVRIHVERAIERMKNFKIIGQTVPVNLKPMITQIVHVTGFLVNHQEPVVK, encoded by the exons ATGGAGCTCCAGCCAACCATATCAAGTGGTACAGGTGTGATAAAGGTAAGGGCCACGAAGCGCTGCTGTTATGGACTTTGTAAGAGTGATAGCAGGTATGCTGACATAGATTACATGAGAGATGTTGGCTGGCTGCCATTTCCAAAGCCTAAGAGTGATAGAGAAAAGT TGGAACAG gtcaataaaatgaagaaaaaaaggaaactaccaAAGGAAAGAGTAACACCTTCAAGCAAGAGGCTCAGGGTTGCAGTTGATCAAGACAACATGGAAGACATAATCAGCTCCAGAGAACTATGTCCCTCCTGTGACAAGGAA GTGCTGGTTGGGATTGCACCCACAGGaggaatttcattcctttctAATGTGTTTGAAGGTTCAATATCAGATAAAGAGATAGTGAAACAATCTGGTTTACTAGAGTTGCTCTACCCAGGTGATCTTGTTATTGCCGACAGAGGCTTCGACATAAAGGAAATACTCCAAAGCCAGCAAGTAAATCTTAATATTCAGCCATTCTTAAAGAAGAGGGGTCATCTAACTCCTCAAGAGGAGATTCTGACAAAGTGCATTGCCAGAGTGCGCATCCATGTGGAACGGGctattgaaagaatgaaaaactttaaGATAATTGGTCAAACTGTTCCTGTGAACTTGAAGCCCATGATTACACAAATAGTACATGTTACTGGTTTTTTGGTTAATCATCAAGAACCAGTTGTGAAATGA